One genomic window of Punica granatum isolate Tunisia-2019 chromosome 1, ASM765513v2, whole genome shotgun sequence includes the following:
- the LOC116187236 gene encoding protein GAST1, whose product MARKNSILMLSLLLVKLLLIVENHATSSDELAPSPQPQTPGSLPMYGVTQGSLKPQECAPRCAERCSKTQYKKPCLFFCQKCCAKCLCVPPGTYGNKQFCPCYNNWKTKRGGPKCP is encoded by the exons ATGGCACGAAAGAACAGCATTCTCATGCTGTCCCTTTTGTTAGTGAAGCTGCTCCTGATAGTAGAGAACCAC GCAACAAGCAGTGACGAACTTGCTCCCTCTCCCCAGCCCCAAACCCCAGGCAGTCTTCCCATG TATGGAGTTACACAGGGCAGCTTGAAGCCACAAG AATGCGCGCCTCGTTGTGCTGAGAGATGCTCGAAGACGCAGTACAAGAAGCCGTGCTTGTTCTTCTGCCAGAAGTGCTGTGCCAAGTGCTTGTGCGTGCCTCCGGGGACATACGGGAACAAGCAGTTCTGCCCTTGCTACAACAACTGGAAGACCAAGAGAGGGGGCCCCAAATGCCCTTAA
- the LOC116193184 gene encoding uncharacterized protein LOC116193184 has translation MRAHLLPLSAPVFTRPLLPNPKLPYLRLHRSIKSQVAAAKSHWGSDYDDFDLEDDDFGNANQRVWWSDYGDDELGFDEDGEFWVFKIFRAFGWMLPAIAISLLLGTGPNAFIMALAVPLGQKVISVTFDKVWGWTVGSPRPSSRPKTRKKPFSRATNETRTSAGKQEKGPRGSYQSWVPGDGLNGRGDSKGQRFGGWDDLDGKTRANDFVRTSRRQEEGSREKPKSGKLSRVGRVRERPLLLRLLVAAFPFLGSWMRILF, from the exons ATGAGGGCTCACCTCCTTCCTCTATCCGCCCCAGTCTTCACTCGCCCTCTGCTCCCAAACCCTAAGCTGCCTTACCTCCGTCTTCACCGCTCGATCAAGTCCCAGGTCGCTGCCGCTAAAAGCCACTGGGGCTCCGACTACGATGATTTCGATCTCGAGGACGATGATTTCGGCAACGCGAACCAAAGGGTCTGGTGGTCCGATTACGGGGACGACGAGCTCGGATTCGATGAAGACGGTGAATTTTGGGTCTTCAAG ATTTTCAGAGCTTTTGGGTGGATGCTTCCTGCAATTGCAATATCATTGCTACTGGGCACTGGCCCGAATGCTTTCATCATGGCCTTAGCAGTTCCCTTGGGACAGAAAGTGATCTCTGTAACATTTGACAAGGTCTGGGGATGGACGGTCGGTAGCCCAAGACCGAGCTCAAGGCCCAAGACCAGGAAGAAACCATTTTCAAGGGCCACCAATGAGACCAGAACGAGCGCCGGAAAGCAAGAAAAGGGACCGCGAGGGAGTTACCAATCGTGGGTACCAGGGGACGGGTTGAATGGAAGAGGCGACAGTAAAGGGCAGAGGTTTGGCGGATGGGATGATCTGGATGGTAAGACCAGGGCCAATGATTTTGTCAGGACATCGAGAAGACAAGAAGAGGGGTCCCGAGAGAAGCCAAAGTCAGGGAAGTTGAGTCGGGTAGGTAGAGTGAGGGAAAGGCCGTTACTCCTCCGGCTGCTGGTTGCTGCATTTCCATTCTTGGGCTCGTGGATgaggattttgttttga
- the LOC116192828 gene encoding protein EARLY RESPONSIVE TO DEHYDRATION 15, which produces MALVSGGRSTLNPNAPLFIPAAFRQVEDFSPEWWQLVTTSTWYRDYWLSQHPEGFFDHAEDEFNCDDVVDLLPDSIDFGDSDEFSSMEAQFEEFIQFTEAEGNKLSSLGMDGKAMNGTDAIKNMTALKTLDANGFWSKGQPAKYAEKPTKNMSPKYSPRCIQQPR; this is translated from the exons ATGGCACTCGTTTCGGGAGGTAGATCAACGCTGAACCCCAATGCCCCGCTATTCATCCCTGCTGCTTTTCGCCAGGTAGAAGATTTCTCTCCGGAGTGGTGGCAACTGGTCACTACCTCGACATGGTACCGTGACTACTGGCTGAGCCAGCACCCCGAGGGGTTCTTCGACCATGCTGAGGATGAGTTCAACTGTGATGATGTAGTCGACCTGCTTCCGGATTCTATTGATTTCGGTGACAGTGATGAATTTTCGTCAATGGAGGCGCAGTTTGAAGAATTCATTCAGTTTACTGAGGCTGAAGGGAACAAGCTTTCTTCCCTCGGAATGGATGGGAAAG CTATGAATGGCACTGATGCAATCAAGAACATGACTGCGTTGAAAACTCTGGATGCTAATGGCTTTTGGTCCAAGGGACAGCCTGCAAAATACGCAGAGAAGCCGACCAAGAATATGAGCCCCAAGTACAGCCCCCGATGCATCCAGCAGCCGCGCTGA
- the LOC116192151 gene encoding triacylglycerol lipase SDP1-like: MDISNEASIDRFSIGPSTIVGRTIALRILFCRSMSHLRHHILHVLLNYTFRIRSLVVPLVSWLHPRNPQGILAMVVTVAFFLKRYTNVKAKAEMAYRRKFWRNMMRSALTYEEWAHAAKMLDKETPKMNESDLYDVELVRNKLQELRHRREEGSLRDIIFCMRADLIRNLGNMCNPELHKGRLQVPKLIKEYIDEVSTQLKMVYESDSEELSLEEKLAFMHETRHAFGRTALLLSGGASLGAFHIGVVKTLVEHKLLPRIIAGSSVGSIMCAVLATRSWPELQSFFEDSLHSLQFFDQLGGIFAVVKRVMTQGAVHEIRHLQWMLRQLTSNLTFQEAYDMTGRILGITVCSPRKHEPPRCLNYLTSPHVVVWSAVTASCAFPGLFEAQELMAKDRRGEIVPYHPPFNVDPEEGSGSSVRRWRDGSLEIDLPMIQLKELFNVNHFIVSQANPHIAPLLRLKDFVRAHGGSFAAKLAQLAEMEVKHRCNQILELGFPLGGIAQLFAQDWEGDVTVVMPATLAQYWKLIQNPSLAELQKAVNQGRRCTWEKLSAIKANCGIELALDECVAVLNHMRRLRRSAERAAAAASSSSHGPPPGVRFSASRRIPSWNCIARENSTGSLEDDFLNDVASSLHHQVPVGGRGLHAHRGGLEGSDSEPENVDLNSWTRSGGPLMRTASANKFVDFVQSLHLQVDPSKLPSPGSNVGYSCGRDQFHQCSRVTTPDRSSEGTDPDQRDFNSRNSSSLLVGEGDLLQAERIQDGFVLNVVRKENLTHQSRNCEHSPDDAAECLQLDCPEKEILDATSSASSEYDEEEATIEKRAHEPGFVYAIIANERTSEDC, encoded by the exons ATGGACATAAGCAATGAGGCCAGCATCGATCGTTTCTCAATCGGCCCCTCGACTATTGTGGGTCGTACTATCGCTCTTAGAATCCTATTCTGCCGGTCAATGTCGCATCTGCGGCACCATATCCTTCATGTATTGCTGAACTACACCTTCAGAATAAGGTCCCTCGTTGTCCCCTTAGTATCATGGCTCCACCCGAGAAATCCACAGGGGATATTAGCAATGGTTGTGACGGTTGCCTTCTTCCTGAAACGGTACACTAATGTTAAGGCAAAGGCCGAGATGGCTTATAGGCGGAAGTTCTGGAGGAATATGATGAGGAGTGCATTGACCTATGAGGAGTGGGCCCATGCAGCTAAGATGCTCGATAAGGAGACCCCGAAGATGAATGAATCTGACCTCTACGACGTGGAGCTCGTGAGGAACAAGCTGCAGGAGCTCCGCCACCGCCGTGAAGAAGGGTCTCTTAGGGACATAATCTTCTGTATGAGAGCCGACCTCATCAGAAACCTTGGTAACATGTGCAATCCCGAGCTTCACAAGGGCCGGCTCCAAGTACCCAAGCTAATAAAGGAATACATTGATGAggtttcaactcaactcaaaatGGTCTACGAGTCGGACTCGGAAGAGCTGTCCTTAGAGGAGAAGCTTGCATTCATGCATGAGACGAGGCATGCCTTTGGCCGAACAGCCCTTCTTTTGAGTGGGGGAGCTTCCCTCGGGGCATTTCATATCGGAGTTGTAAAGACCTTAGTGGAGCACAAGCTCTTGCCTCGAATAATCGCAGGTTCGAGCGTGGGATCAATAATGTGTGCAGTTCTGGCAACTAGGTCTTGGCCTGAGCTGCAGAGTTTCTTCGAAGACTCTCTCCACTCGCTGCAGTTCTTTGATCAGCTTGGAGGGATCTTTGCAGTCGTGAAGAGGGTCATGACTCAGGGAGCAGTTCATGAGATTCGGCATCTCCAGTGGATGCTGAGGCAGCTCACAAGCAATCTCACGTTCCAGGAAGCTTATGACATGACGGGACGAATCCTCGGGATAACAGTCTGCTCCCCGAGGAAGCATGAGCCTCCGAGGTGCCTCAACTACCTGACTTCCCCGCACGTTGTTGTTTGGAGCGCAGTGACTGCTTCCTGTGCTTTTCCGGGGCTCTTTGAGGCCCAAGAGCTCATGGCAAAGGACCGAAGAGGAGAGATTGTTCCTTATCATCCTCCATTCAACGTGGACCCTGAGGAGGGCTCAGGCTCATCAGTTCGTCGATGGAGAGATGGGAGCTTGGAGATCGATCTGCCCATGATTCAACTGAAGGAGCTCTTTAATGTGAATCATTTTATCGTGAGCCAGGCGAATCCTCATATAGCGCCATTGTTGAGGCTGAAAGATTTTGTCAGAGCTCATGGAGGCAGTTTTGCAGCAAAG CTTGCTCAACTCGCTGAGATGGAAGTTAAACATAGGTGCAATCAAATCCTAGAACTCGGTTTTCCTCTCGGAGGAATTGCTCAGCTCTTTGCTCAAGACTGGGAGGGTGATGTTACTGTTGTTATGCCTGCCACACTAGCTCAG TACTGGAAGTTGATACAGAATCCGTCACTCGCGGAGCTGCAGAAGGCAGTGAATCAAGGAAGGAGGTGCACATGGgagaagctctcggccatAAAGGCCAATTGCGGAATCGAGCTTGCTCTAGACGAGTGTGTAGCAGTGCTCAACCACATGCGCCGCCTCCGTAGAAGTGCCGAGCGGGCTGCTGCGGCTGCATCATCCTCTTCTCACGGCCCTCCTCCCGGTGTCCGTTTCAGTGCTTCTAGAAGGATACCGTCATGGAACTGCATCGCCAGGGAGAATTCCACGGGTTCCCTGGAGGATGATTTCCTAAACGACGTGGCCTCGTCCCTCCATCATCAGGTACCGGTTGGCGGCAGAGGTTTGCATGCCCACCGTGGAGGGTTAGAGGGAAGTGACAGCGAGCCCGAGAATGTGGACTTGAATTCGTGGACGAGGTCAGGCGGGCCCCTCATGCGAACTGCCTCAGCAAACAAGTTCGTCGACTTTGTTCAGAGTCTGCACTTGCAAGTCGACCCGAGCAAGCTTCCTAGCCCGGGATCTAATGTGGGCTACAGCTGTGGAAGAGACCAGTTTCACCAATGCTCGCGGGTGACCACACCCGACAGAAGCTCGGAAGGCACAGACCCTGATCAGAGGGACTTTAACAGCAGGAACAGTTCGAGTTTATTGGTGGGGGAAGGTGACCTCTTGCAGGCCGAGAGGATACAGGACGGATTCGTGTTGAATGTCGTGAGGAAGGAAAACTTGACGCATCAGAGTAGGAATTGCGAACACAGCCCCGATGACGCAGCAGAGTGTTTGCAACTGGATTGTCCCGAGAAGGAGATCCTTGATGCTACTAGTTCAGCATCTTCCGAGTACGATGAGGAAGAAGCAACTATAGAGAAGCGAGCGCACGAGCCGGGTTTCGTCTATGCTATTATTGCTAATGAGAGAACATCAGAAGATTGTTAG
- the LOC116187227 gene encoding uncharacterized protein LOC116187227 isoform X2 — MNLVEGLPPTNSWFLKWIMFIGMGNWFPHSMCTYVILYEVPSYGSHHFSLSYSDVSHQAKTPLKKPNWVNELHLHRPLVDLDAVILAINCSSALARFYPKRESATETSLLRFSIIWMLYALVWHALGIFVATLSALFYFSLQCFHGCGNLGLPSWTGMISAKAFNTTWANIKIRSCQILYWCIFLQESGPRSHSCVEYEEKSALRKHSMWANLAVDILLGNLIGLALLHNAESTCSWVLDFGSDVSNLLRTGCVWLMGVPAGFKLNTEVAAVLGMISLNVIQIWSTLCTFMGFFLSYFIRGLAILGMFFGATVLAALVKDIIAITSLHVSTLHQLISLLYSIQTKALAALWRLFRGQKWNPLRLRLDSYDYTVEQHIVGSLLFTPLLLLLPTTSVFYIFFTIMTSSVSVVCIMTEAIISVIHVTPYVKIFLWLVSPKRCPAGIWLQIESYKPGRIKSAGVKSFPEDGHSRLKSSLGKAEAEKSWDEANTLVSFLHSNFPTIGQIILPHYREVFTGGFKPLVMASARGILTGKRVPQTLETRLPSTIPWMAIPVKEYWQLCREAVLSCMASRDGLTSAWLKHT, encoded by the exons ATGAACCTTGTGGAAGGTTTGCCACCAACAAACTCTTGGTTCCTGAAGTGGATCATGTTCATTGGGATGGGGAACTGGTTTCCCCATTCGATGTGCACGTAT GTGATACTTTATGAAGTTCCCTCATATGGGTCTCACCATTTCTCTCTGAGTTACTCAGATGTCTCTCACCAAGCTAAAACTCCTCTAAAGAAACCTAATTGGGTAAATGAGCTTCATCTACATCGTCCACTTGTTGACCTG GATGCAGTAATTTTGGCAATCAATTGTTCATCAGCTCTGGCCAGGTTTTACCCGAAGAGAGAATCAGCAACAGAGACGTCCCTCCTTCGGTTTTCTATCATCTGGAT GTTATATGCCTTAGTGTGGCATGCTTTGGGTATATTTGTAGCTACATTATCCGCGCTGTTTTACTTTAGTCTTCAGTGTTTTCATGGTTGTGGAAATCTTGGACTGCCGTCATGGACTGGGATGATATCTGCGAAGGCATTTAACACAACATGGGCCAATATCAAAATCCGGTCGTGTCAAATTCTTTATTGGTGTATATTCCTACAGGAGAGCGGCCCAAG GTCCCATTCCTGTGTGGAATATGAGGAAAAGTCTGCATTGCGGAAGCATTCAATGTGGGCAAACTTAGCAGTTGATATTCTTTTGGGAAACTTGATTGGTTTGGCACTGTTACATAATGCAGAATCCACTTGCTCATGGGTCCTGGACTTTGGGAGTGATGTGAGTAATTTGTTGCGAACTGGTTGTGTGTGGTTGATGGGAGTCCCTGCTGGTTTCAAGTTGAACACAGAAGTGGCAGCAGTTCTTGGCATGATTTCTCTTAATGTGATTCAAATTTGGTCCACCCTTTGCACTTTCATGGGCTTTTTCTTAAGCTATTTCATCCGAGGACTGGCTATATTGGGGATGTTTTTTGGTGCCACAGTATTAGCTGCTTTGGTAAAGGACATAATTGCAATAACATCATTGCATGTGTCAACTTTACATCAGTTAATATCTCTTCTGTATTCCATTCAAACAAAGGCTTTAGCTGCTCTGTGGCGCCTTTTCAG GGGTCAAAAGTGGAATCCGCTTCGCCTGAGGTTAGATAGTTATGACTACACCGTGGAGCAACACATTGTTGGGTCCCTTCTTTTCACGCCACTTTTACTCCTATTACCAACGACCTCTGTTTTCTACATCTTCTTCACCATTATGACTTCATCCGTCAGCGTCGTATGCATAATGACTGAAGCTATCATATCAGTTATTCATGTAACACCCTATGTCAAGATTTTCCTTTGGTTGGTGAGTCCGAAAAGATGCCCCGCTGGAATATGGCTGCAAATTGAATCCTATAAACCGGGTAGAATCAAATCTGCTGGGGTAAAATCTTTTCCTGAAGATGGACACTCTCGATTGAAGAGTTCTCTTGGAAAAGCTGAAGCTGAGAAATCCTGGGATGAAGCAAATACTTTGGTTTCATTCCTCCACAGTAATTTCCCAACTATCG GACAAATAATATTACCTCACTACAGAGAAGTCTTCACTGGGGGTTTTAAACCACTCGTCATGGCATCAGCTCGTGGAATTCTTACTGGGAAAAG GGTCCCTCAAACACTGGAGACCCGCCTTCCTTCTACAATCCCATGGATGGCCATTCCTGTGAAAGAGTATTGGCAACTATGCCGTGAGGCAGTGCTTTCATGCATGGCAAGCCGTGACGGCCTCACATCAGCTTGGTTGAAGCACACCTGA
- the LOC116187227 gene encoding uncharacterized protein LOC116187227 isoform X1, with the protein MRRQLRVWWPRQHRQLTPPSCYILLGWFISASPASLDAVVALAIDAASVSQLASGLEEILCKTNRDMPAALQEKSMISILGQCGADLSNNATKVRKKVKCKTSVCVPNGANLDPSLRSKRNWNCGCYNMKETCGIAFGSSTWIKLLHEPCGRFATNKLLVPEVDHVHWDGELVSPFDVHVILYEVPSYGSHHFSLSYSDVSHQAKTPLKKPNWVNELHLHRPLVDLDAVILAINCSSALARFYPKRESATETSLLRFSIIWMLYALVWHALGIFVATLSALFYFSLQCFHGCGNLGLPSWTGMISAKAFNTTWANIKIRSCQILYWCIFLQESGPRSHSCVEYEEKSALRKHSMWANLAVDILLGNLIGLALLHNAESTCSWVLDFGSDVSNLLRTGCVWLMGVPAGFKLNTEVAAVLGMISLNVIQIWSTLCTFMGFFLSYFIRGLAILGMFFGATVLAALVKDIIAITSLHVSTLHQLISLLYSIQTKALAALWRLFRGQKWNPLRLRLDSYDYTVEQHIVGSLLFTPLLLLLPTTSVFYIFFTIMTSSVSVVCIMTEAIISVIHVTPYVKIFLWLVSPKRCPAGIWLQIESYKPGRIKSAGVKSFPEDGHSRLKSSLGKAEAEKSWDEANTLVSFLHSNFPTIGQIILPHYREVFTGGFKPLVMASARGILTGKRVPQTLETRLPSTIPWMAIPVKEYWQLCREAVLSCMASRDGLTSAWLKHT; encoded by the exons ATGAGAAGGCAGCTCAGAGTTTGGTGGCCGAGGCAGCACCGTCAGCTTACTCCGCCGTCATGTTACATCCTTTTGGGCTGGTTCATCTCCGCTTCTCCTGCTTCCCTTGACGCTGTAGTAGCCTTAGCGATCGATGCGGCGTCAGTGTCTCAGCTCGCCTCTGGCCTGGAG GAGATCCTTTGCAAAACAAACAGGGACATGCCTGCAGCTCTACAGGAGAAATCAATGATCTCCATATTGGGTCAGTGTGGTGCTGATCTCAGTAATAATGCCACTAAAGTGAGGAAGAAAGTAAAATGCAAGACATCTGTCTGTGTCCCTAACGGTGCCAATTTAGATCCTTctttgcgaagcaaacggaattgGAACTGTGGTTGCTACAACATGAAGGAAACTTGTGGCATTGCTTTTGGAAGCAGTACGTGGATCAAACTGTTGCATGAACCTTGTGGAAGGTTTGCCACCAACAAACTCTTGGTTCCTGAAGTGGATCATGTTCATTGGGATGGGGAACTGGTTTCCCCATTCGATGTGCAC GTGATACTTTATGAAGTTCCCTCATATGGGTCTCACCATTTCTCTCTGAGTTACTCAGATGTCTCTCACCAAGCTAAAACTCCTCTAAAGAAACCTAATTGGGTAAATGAGCTTCATCTACATCGTCCACTTGTTGACCTG GATGCAGTAATTTTGGCAATCAATTGTTCATCAGCTCTGGCCAGGTTTTACCCGAAGAGAGAATCAGCAACAGAGACGTCCCTCCTTCGGTTTTCTATCATCTGGAT GTTATATGCCTTAGTGTGGCATGCTTTGGGTATATTTGTAGCTACATTATCCGCGCTGTTTTACTTTAGTCTTCAGTGTTTTCATGGTTGTGGAAATCTTGGACTGCCGTCATGGACTGGGATGATATCTGCGAAGGCATTTAACACAACATGGGCCAATATCAAAATCCGGTCGTGTCAAATTCTTTATTGGTGTATATTCCTACAGGAGAGCGGCCCAAG GTCCCATTCCTGTGTGGAATATGAGGAAAAGTCTGCATTGCGGAAGCATTCAATGTGGGCAAACTTAGCAGTTGATATTCTTTTGGGAAACTTGATTGGTTTGGCACTGTTACATAATGCAGAATCCACTTGCTCATGGGTCCTGGACTTTGGGAGTGATGTGAGTAATTTGTTGCGAACTGGTTGTGTGTGGTTGATGGGAGTCCCTGCTGGTTTCAAGTTGAACACAGAAGTGGCAGCAGTTCTTGGCATGATTTCTCTTAATGTGATTCAAATTTGGTCCACCCTTTGCACTTTCATGGGCTTTTTCTTAAGCTATTTCATCCGAGGACTGGCTATATTGGGGATGTTTTTTGGTGCCACAGTATTAGCTGCTTTGGTAAAGGACATAATTGCAATAACATCATTGCATGTGTCAACTTTACATCAGTTAATATCTCTTCTGTATTCCATTCAAACAAAGGCTTTAGCTGCTCTGTGGCGCCTTTTCAG GGGTCAAAAGTGGAATCCGCTTCGCCTGAGGTTAGATAGTTATGACTACACCGTGGAGCAACACATTGTTGGGTCCCTTCTTTTCACGCCACTTTTACTCCTATTACCAACGACCTCTGTTTTCTACATCTTCTTCACCATTATGACTTCATCCGTCAGCGTCGTATGCATAATGACTGAAGCTATCATATCAGTTATTCATGTAACACCCTATGTCAAGATTTTCCTTTGGTTGGTGAGTCCGAAAAGATGCCCCGCTGGAATATGGCTGCAAATTGAATCCTATAAACCGGGTAGAATCAAATCTGCTGGGGTAAAATCTTTTCCTGAAGATGGACACTCTCGATTGAAGAGTTCTCTTGGAAAAGCTGAAGCTGAGAAATCCTGGGATGAAGCAAATACTTTGGTTTCATTCCTCCACAGTAATTTCCCAACTATCG GACAAATAATATTACCTCACTACAGAGAAGTCTTCACTGGGGGTTTTAAACCACTCGTCATGGCATCAGCTCGTGGAATTCTTACTGGGAAAAG GGTCCCTCAAACACTGGAGACCCGCCTTCCTTCTACAATCCCATGGATGGCCATTCCTGTGAAAGAGTATTGGCAACTATGCCGTGAGGCAGTGCTTTCATGCATGGCAAGCCGTGACGGCCTCACATCAGCTTGGTTGAAGCACACCTGA
- the LOC116192826 gene encoding GTP-binding protein BRASSINAZOLE INSENSITIVE PALE GREEN 2, chloroplastic, with the protein MTTLMSTSSLSSTSTGFNFFDNNNLRGSWASIPPACLSSGPGKIKRRLCVCLAVKNQSPVETRKKSEGKIVHRKGYGGHVLSEGRDEDEKYGPICPGCGVFMQDKDPNLPGYYKKREEVTERGALGDEEGVEDDDLGELEEAEVEEEDEEFLNELEDEFEEGGELSEGDEKFEWESDEWEKEFLGEDDDLEELDAFAPAGVGYGNITEENVKDKMRIKLPKAERKRLAREAQKEKEKVTVCARCHSLRNYGRVKNQAAENLIPDFDFDRLITTRMMKPTGNANSTIIVMVVDCVDFDGSFPKRVVNSLSKALEGVKNDPKLSKKLPKLVLVATKVDLLPSQISPARLDRWVRHRAKAAGVPKLSGVYLVSAQKDLGVRNLLSFIKELAGPRGNVWVIGAQNAGKSTLINAMGKKGGAKMSKLTEAPIPGTTLGILRIGGILSAKAKMYDTPGLLHPYLLSVRLNRDEQKTVEIRKELKSRTYRMKVGQAVHVGGLVRLDLNEASIETIYVTVLASPNVSLHLGKIENADEIWRNHVGMRLQPPMGQERASELGEWEAKEIKVSGTSWDVNSVDIAVAGLGWFSLGLKGEATLTLWTFSGIEITEREPLVLDRAAFLERPGFWLPKAISDAIGNQTKQEARSKKKIEEERDYLISEISL; encoded by the exons ATGACAACCTTGATGTCTACATCGAGCCTCTCTTCAACATCAACCGGGTTCAATTTCTTCGACAACAATAATTTGCGAGGAAGTTGGGCATCTATTCCACCTGCATGTCTTTCCTCAG GTCCGGGGAAAATCAAGAGACGTTTATGTGTATGCTTAGCGGTGAAGAACCAGTCACCTGTAGAAACAAGAAAGAAGAGTGAGGGGAAGATTGTGCACAGGAAGGGATATGGTGGTCATGTTCTGAGCGAAGGCAGAGATGAGGATGAGAAATATGGGCCGATTTGCCCGGGTTGTGGGGTCTTTATGCAAGATAAGGACCCCAATCTTCCCGGGTAttacaagaagagagaggagGTCACTGAGAGGGGAGCTTTGGGGGATGAAGAGGGTGTGGAAGATGATGACCTTGGGGAGCTTGAGGAAGCAGAGgtagaggaagaagatgaagagttCTTGAACGAGTTAGAAGATGAATTCGAGGAAGGTGGCGAGCTGAGTGAAGGAGATGAGAAGTTCGAGTGGGAGTCTGATGAGTGGGAGAAGGAGTTCCTGGGGGAAGATGATGATTTGGAAGAGCTGGATGCTTTCGCCCCAGCAGGAGTCGGTTATGGTAATATTACTGAGGAGAATGTTAAGGATAAAATGAGGATTAAATTGCCAAAGGCGGAAAGAAAGAGATTAGCTCGGGAGGCTCAAAAGGAGAAGGAAAAAGTCACAGTTTGTGCTCGGTGCCATTCGCTTAGGAACTATGGCCGGGTGAAGAACCAAGCAGCTGAAAATCTGATACCTGACTTCGATTTCGACAGGCTGATCACGACCCGGATGATGAAACCTACTGGGAATGCCAATTCAACCATCATTGTCATGGTGGTCGATTGCGTGGACTTTGATGGCTCGTTCCCGAAAAGAGTGGTGAACAGCTTGTCTAAGGCACTAGAGGGAGTGAAGAACGATCCGAAGCTTAGCAAGAAATTACCCAAGCTTGTTCTAGTGGCTACGAAAGTCGATCTGCTTCCTTCTCAGATATCGCCAGCTAGGTTAGATAGATGGGTCCGACACAGGGCTAAAGCAGCAGGAGTGCCTAAGCTAAGTGGAGTCTACTTGGTCAGTGCTCAGAAGGATTTGGGAGTAAGGAACTTGCTGTCATTCATCAAGGAGTTGGCTGGTCCTCGAGGGAATGTGTGGGTAATAGGGGCCCAGAATGCAGGGAAGTCCACTCTGATAAATGCTATGGGGAAGAAGGGAGGAGCAAAAATGTCGAAGCTTACAGAAGCTCCCATTCCAGGGACTACATTGGGGATATTGAGAATTGGAGGGATTTTGTCAGCGAAGGCAAAGATGTATGACACACCTGGCCTTCTACACCCATACTTACTGTCAGTGAGATTGAACAGAGATGAACAGAAAACGGTTGAAATACGGAAAGAGCTAAAATCTCGGACTTACAGGATGAAG GTCGGGCAGGCCGTCCATGTTGGTGGTTTGGTGAGACTAGACCTTAATGAAGCTTCCATAGAAACTATCTATGTCACAGTCTTGGCATCCCCAAATGTCTCTCTTCATCTgggtaaaattgaaaatgccgATGAGATCTGGAGAAACCATGTCGGAATGAGGCTCCag CCTCCCATGGGACAAGAAAGAGCCTCGGAGTTAGGCGAATGGGAAGCGAAGGAAATCAAAGTGTCCGGAACCAGCTGGGATGTGAATAGTGTTGATATTGCAGTAGCTGGGTTGGGCTGGTTCTCCTTGGGTCTCAAAGGCGAGGCGACCCTCACTTTGTGGACATTCAGCGGAATCGAGATCACGGAGAGGGAGCCCTTAGTCCTTGATCGGGCAGCCTTTCTTGAGAGACCCGGGTTTTGGCTCCCAAAAGCCATATCAGATGCCATTGGCAACCAAACTAAGCAAGAAGCTCGGAGcaagaagaaaattgaagaggagagagatTATCTGATTTCTGAGATCTCTCTCTGA